Proteins encoded by one window of uncultured Methanobrevibacter sp.:
- a CDS encoding CDP-2,3-bis-(O-geranylgeranyl)-sn-glycerol synthase, with protein sequence MVDNTQIFIMACITILYFILPAYASNGSALIFGGGLPLDFKKTDKKGNPWIGNGVTWKGLIGGTIVGTLVGMIQGLIGPYILENFGEFIYTPICTNLVEGILIGFLLGFGAMVGDAIGSFLKRRIGLKRGKPAPILDQIDFLIVALLFSSLVVNFSITFVIIAIVLTLIIHVVANTIAYLIGIKDVWY encoded by the coding sequence ATGGTTGATAATACACAAATATTTATAATGGCATGTATTACCATATTATACTTTATATTACCTGCTTATGCGTCAAATGGTTCTGCATTAATATTTGGAGGAGGTCTCCCTCTAGATTTCAAAAAAACAGATAAAAAGGGTAACCCTTGGATAGGTAATGGGGTTACATGGAAAGGATTAATTGGAGGAACAATTGTAGGAACTCTTGTTGGAATGATTCAAGGTCTAATTGGACCATACATACTTGAAAACTTTGGAGAATTTATTTACACTCCAATATGCACAAATTTAGTAGAAGGTATATTAATCGGATTTTTACTTGGATTTGGTGCAATGGTGGGGGATGCAATAGGAAGTTTTTTAAAAAGAAGAATAGGACTTAAAAGAGGAAAACCAGCGCCTATTTTAGATCAAATTGATTTCCTAATTGTTGCATTATTATTTAGTTCATTAGTAGTAAACTTTTCTATAACTTTTGTTATCATAGCTATCGTATTAACATTAATTATACATGTAGTAGCAAATACTATAGCCTATTTAATAGGAATAAAAGATGTATGGTATTAA
- a CDS encoding hydantoinase/oxoprolinase family protein gives MKVAGFDIGGANTDLAVIDFENGEIKNIEVDFAYLPMWSSNDALSKVLIELIENICPIDEIDAVGISMTAELVDAYDTKKDGVLDVVKKCEDTFSCPVAYVGIDGMLSKEEIEKTPLKAAAANWIATAQIATLISDNCIFIDTGSTTTDIIPIKNGKECAIGKSDFERLATGELVYTGTLRTNLASFLDKVQLNGKEYRVASELFAQTADIYMVLDLITLDDYVCDTFDGENKSKESCMKRIARVLCADLDSLNKDEIIDIAKFVHQKQVEQIADGLKQVHETQNLDLIVTTGLGKDILDKKAAELLGLKVKSMDTILTDDECVVAPAVGTAVMMNKYLS, from the coding sequence ATGAAAGTAGCAGGTTTTGATATTGGTGGTGCAAATACAGATTTAGCAGTTATTGATTTTGAAAATGGTGAAATTAAAAATATAGAAGTGGATTTTGCTTATCTTCCAATGTGGAGTAGTAATGATGCATTATCAAAAGTTTTAATTGAATTAATTGAAAATATATGTCCTATAGATGAAATTGATGCTGTAGGAATTTCTATGACTGCAGAATTAGTAGATGCATATGATACAAAAAAAGATGGGGTTTTAGATGTTGTTAAAAAATGTGAAGATACTTTTTCATGTCCTGTAGCTTATGTGGGAATTGATGGAATGTTATCAAAAGAAGAAATTGAAAAAACTCCTTTAAAAGCAGCTGCTGCTAATTGGATAGCTACTGCTCAAATAGCTACTTTAATAAGTGATAATTGTATTTTTATAGATACTGGAAGTACTACAACTGATATTATTCCAATTAAAAATGGTAAAGAATGTGCTATTGGTAAATCTGATTTTGAAAGATTAGCCACTGGTGAATTAGTTTACACTGGAACTTTAAGAACAAATTTAGCTAGTTTTTTAGATAAAGTTCAGTTAAATGGAAAAGAATATAGAGTAGCTTCAGAGTTATTTGCACAAACTGCAGATATTTACATGGTTTTAGATTTAATAACTTTGGATGATTATGTTTGTGATACTTTTGATGGTGAAAATAAATCTAAAGAAAGTTGTATGAAAAGAATAGCTAGAGTATTGTGTGCTGATTTAGATTCTTTAAATAAAGATGAAATTATTGATATTGCAAAATTTGTTCATCAAAAACAAGTGGAACAAATTGCCGATGGATTAAAACAAGTTCATGAAACTCAAAATTTAGATTTAATTGTAACTACTGGTCTTGGAAAAGATATTTTAGATAAAAAAGCAGCTGAACTTTTAGGATTAAAAGTTAAATCTATGGATACTATTTTAACTGATGATGAATGTGTTGTTGCACCTGCTGTAGGTACTGCTGTGATGATGAATAAATATTTAAGTTAA
- a CDS encoding ATP-grasp domain-containing protein produces MTYISDDSILLFEYFTASGEKDKCIISEAEALIFSLLDDLKDYNVTIVLNKSYKNVVKDYNNVTPIFIEEDIIHWLEKNAANFRRAIFIAAENNNNLYNITKILEENKVKIYNSSSDACLSSSDKFISYEMLYKIIPQPKSFKLKIDSVGYWKRALENLYKKWHAENPLDDLKLIIKPLVGVDCEDIKIINNINDLNYDLEEIYPPDSRILVQEFIDGVDISVSLLCDGETAIPISLNRQFINLNNDNGTYLGGQIPFETEFKDLAFKTAIKAVESIEGLKGFVGVDLLISNEKDVNDVYVLEINSRFTTPYVGLKKIANINIGSSIIDLIDGNISIGDLKEKISLEGNVEFKKSRDNLVIRSI; encoded by the coding sequence ATGACATATATCAGTGATGATTCTATTTTGTTGTTTGAATATTTCACAGCTTCTGGTGAAAAAGATAAATGCATTATCTCTGAGGCAGAAGCTTTAATATTTTCACTTTTAGATGATTTAAAAGATTATAATGTGACAATTGTTCTCAATAAATCATATAAAAATGTTGTAAAAGATTATAATAATGTCACTCCAATATTTATTGAAGAAGATATTATTCATTGGCTTGAAAAAAATGCAGCTAATTTTAGAAGAGCTATTTTCATAGCTGCAGAAAATAATAATAATTTATACAATATTACAAAAATATTGGAAGAAAACAAGGTAAAAATTTATAATTCATCTTCAGATGCATGTTTAAGTTCTTCTGATAAATTTATTTCATATGAGATGTTATATAAGATTATTCCACAACCTAAGAGTTTTAAACTAAAAATAGATTCTGTAGGGTATTGGAAAAGAGCTTTGGAAAATCTTTATAAAAAATGGCATGCTGAAAATCCATTAGATGATTTAAAACTTATTATCAAACCTCTTGTAGGTGTGGATTGTGAAGATATTAAAATAATTAATAATATTAATGATTTAAATTATGATTTGGAAGAAATATATCCTCCAGATTCTAGAATTTTGGTTCAGGAATTCATTGATGGGGTAGATATTAGTGTTAGTTTACTTTGTGATGGTGAAACTGCAATTCCAATAAGTTTAAATAGGCAGTTTATAAATTTAAATAATGATAATGGGACTTATTTAGGTGGACAAATTCCTTTCGAAACAGAATTTAAAGATTTAGCTTTTAAAACAGCTATTAAAGCAGTAGAATCTATTGAAGGTTTAAAAGGATTTGTTGGTGTAGATTTATTAATTAGTAATGAAAAAGATGTAAATGACGTTTATGTTTTAGAGATTAATTCTAGATTTACAACTCCTTACGTGGGTCTTAAAAAAATAGCAAATATTAATATTGGATCATCTATTATTGATTTAATTGATGGAAATATAAGTATTGGTGATTTAAAAGAAAAAATATCTTTAGAAGGTAATGTTGAATTTAAAAAATCTAGGGATAATTTAGTAATTAGGAGTATTTAA
- the wecB gene encoding non-hydrolyzing UDP-N-acetylglucosamine 2-epimerase, with amino-acid sequence MKIAIVLGTRPEIIKMAPIIDEIEKRGLDSCIIHTGQHYDKEMSDNFFKDLEIKSPDYNIHVGSGSHGKQTGLMMQGIEEVLLDEKPDIVLVQGDTNAVLAGALVASKLHIAVGHVEAGLRSFDITMPEELNRMAADACSFMYFIPTKESAINLLAEGISRKKLFITGNTVVDACFRHLEIAKKLGIQEESLANLNIADMDNILTLTMHRAENVDDKDRLISIIEALKQLTDMNIVFPIHPRTKKTLENFGLFEELNELSHIHIIKPLGYLDFLVLTSCSSLILTDSGGLQEEAITLDVPVLTLRYNTERPETVSAGGNILVGANKKSILDNANKIINDAEFANKMKNAENPYGDGDAAAKTIDAIEEAYDKGLLNIESPENIMHSFNRRMMKVNYDISVENFEKDENALVHLVFDGDEMIFPEDDLNLKGMMISYDIYQ; translated from the coding sequence ATGAAAATAGCTATTGTACTTGGAACTAGGCCAGAAATTATTAAAATGGCTCCAATCATTGATGAAATTGAAAAGAGAGGGTTAGATTCTTGTATTATTCATACAGGTCAACATTATGATAAAGAGATGTCTGATAATTTCTTTAAAGATTTGGAAATTAAATCTCCAGATTATAATATTCATGTTGGTTCTGGTTCTCATGGAAAACAAACGGGTTTGATGATGCAGGGTATTGAAGAAGTATTACTTGATGAAAAACCAGATATTGTTCTTGTTCAAGGTGATACAAATGCAGTTCTTGCAGGAGCACTTGTTGCTTCTAAATTACACATTGCTGTGGGGCATGTTGAAGCAGGACTTAGATCATTTGATATTACAATGCCCGAAGAATTAAATAGGATGGCTGCTGATGCTTGTTCTTTCATGTATTTTATTCCAACTAAAGAATCTGCAATTAATCTTTTAGCTGAAGGAATTTCAAGGAAAAAATTATTTATAACTGGGAATACTGTAGTTGATGCTTGTTTTAGACATTTGGAAATAGCTAAAAAATTGGGCATCCAAGAAGAATCATTAGCTAATTTAAATATTGCTGATATGGATAATATTTTAACATTAACTATGCATAGAGCAGAAAATGTTGATGATAAAGATAGATTAATTAGTATTATTGAAGCATTAAAACAATTAACTGATATGAATATTGTTTTCCCAATTCATCCAAGAACTAAGAAAACTTTAGAAAATTTTGGTCTTTTTGAAGAATTAAATGAGTTAAGTCATATTCATATTATTAAACCGTTAGGTTATTTGGATTTTTTAGTGTTAACTTCATGTTCTAGTTTAATTTTAACAGATTCTGGAGGGCTTCAAGAAGAAGCAATCACGTTAGATGTTCCAGTTTTAACTTTAAGATATAATACTGAAAGACCAGAAACAGTTAGTGCTGGTGGAAATATTTTAGTTGGTGCTAATAAGAAATCTATTTTAGATAATGCTAATAAGATTATTAATGATGCTGAATTTGCAAATAAAATGAAAAATGCTGAAAATCCATATGGTGATGGTGATGCAGCTGCTAAAACTATTGATGCAATAGAAGAAGCATATGATAAGGGGTTATTAAATATAGAATCTCCTGAAAATATAATGCATTCATTTAATCGTAGGATGATGAAAGTTAATTATGATATTTCCGTTGAAAACTTTGAAAAAGATGAAAATGCATTGGTTCATTTGGTTTTTGATGGTGATGAAATGATATTTCCAGAAGATGATTTAAATTTAAAAGGTATGATGATTAGTTATGACATATATCAGTGA
- the truA gene encoding tRNA pseudouridine(38-40) synthase TruA, with amino-acid sequence MKRTALKIGYIGTNFHGFQRQPDLRTVEEELIYHLRKLNYIDDLKKSRFRIAGRTDAGVHSLGNVISFQSEKEVQVNEINNSLPDDIQILAKAPVRFGFKPRYAEMRQYRYILFRQDLDLEKLDEVAEIFKGTHNFTNFTKRFQKTTTRTIADIKITEGNLNDYHKKEFPNLHDTISPIFIDIYGESFLWNMVRKMVRVFVDVAIGKMSLEMVEELLNPGENDPRVNIKVLDPDYLILMDIIYDGIKFVYDDYACERFKRNLVDSLDNLQRKYAIRESMIKSLEDLRK; translated from the coding sequence ATGAAAAGAACAGCTTTAAAAATAGGCTACATTGGAACTAATTTCCATGGTTTTCAAAGACAACCGGATTTAAGAACTGTTGAAGAAGAATTAATTTATCATTTACGTAAACTTAATTATATCGATGATTTAAAGAAATCTAGATTTCGAATAGCTGGTAGGACAGATGCCGGTGTACATAGTTTAGGAAATGTGATTAGTTTCCAATCTGAAAAAGAAGTTCAAGTTAATGAAATTAATAATAGTTTACCTGATGATATTCAAATATTAGCTAAAGCTCCAGTTAGATTTGGTTTTAAACCAAGATATGCTGAAATGAGACAATACCGTTATATTTTATTTAGGCAGGATTTAGATTTGGAGAAATTAGATGAAGTAGCTGAAATTTTTAAAGGAACTCATAATTTTACTAATTTTACTAAAAGATTTCAAAAAACAACAACTAGGACAATTGCAGATATTAAAATCACTGAAGGAAACCTTAATGATTATCATAAAAAGGAATTTCCAAATTTACATGATACAATTTCCCCAATATTCATAGATATTTATGGTGAAAGTTTTTTGTGGAATATGGTTCGTAAAATGGTTCGTGTTTTTGTAGATGTGGCTATTGGAAAAATGTCTTTGGAAATGGTTGAAGAATTATTGAATCCTGGAGAAAATGATCCTAGAGTTAATATTAAAGTGTTGGATCCTGATTATTTAATTTTAATGGATATTATTTATGATGGGATTAAATTTGTTTATGATGATTATGCCTGTGAACGCTTTAAAAGAAATTTAGTTGATTCTCTTGATAATTTACAAAGGAAATATGCTATAAGAGAATCTATGATAAAAAGTTTAGAAGATTTACGAAAATGA
- a CDS encoding ABC transporter permease, which yields MLSKKMFRDIKNHKTQFLSIFLMAFLGVFVFAGIGGEYTGFEQSANDFYNSTNLADGWIYSAHLDNSTVDNVNNISATKSSERQLVVNAVADFNNDPDVTLHFVEKNDISKFYVLKGKNVDINDDNGVWLDKRFADAKNLSVGDNISFSVNGVTINKEIRGLGYSPENVYTSSDASIIPDFNKTGYAYLSYNAFPTQIKYNVLLVDFNGNPNDYVQDLDSAIGGNYSSFVKQADHQSVSQFNEEMDQHKMMGDIFPVVFILIAVLTLLTTMTRIINHQRTQIGVLKALGFKDRTIMLHYISYGFWLVLAGSIVGLILGPITIPRLFLNSMQSVYTLPEWKFGYSINFVIVAAIIVGVSLIASYWATRSISKENPANSIRPKSPKVSASGLLEKSKIWKKFSFNARWNYRDAKRNKTRALMTIVGVAGCTALLVSAFGMYDGMNDLRDWEYEDINHYSSKLIVGNGSITQINDISDKVDGVQLMEGAVEIQANGNKQSGSLLILDDNDLVTPTGTDRQPIDIPDNGVSISTKMAQLLNVEKGDTIKWHIVGSDKWISTKIDSIHADPISQGLIMSPDHFEDLGLKYVPTSIVTSQNVNDDYDGIKAINTMDTAISNWNEMTESMVSMVFLLIFFAAVLAIVVLYNLGLLSFTEIEREIATLKVIGFKTTNLRKLLLTQNLWFTSIGFIVGIPLGYYLMKLMMDSAGASFYYPIRLTPGNLILSFLITFSLSILVNLMFSGKIRKLNMVESLKGVE from the coding sequence ATGTTGTCTAAAAAGATGTTTAGAGATATTAAAAATCATAAAACTCAATTTCTTTCAATCTTTTTAATGGCTTTTTTAGGAGTATTTGTTTTCGCAGGAATTGGTGGAGAATACACTGGTTTTGAACAAAGTGCTAATGATTTTTATAATTCTACAAATTTGGCTGATGGGTGGATTTATAGTGCTCATTTAGATAATTCTACTGTAGATAATGTTAATAATATAAGTGCAACAAAATCTAGCGAAAGGCAACTTGTTGTTAATGCTGTAGCTGATTTTAACAATGATCCTGATGTGACTCTGCATTTTGTAGAGAAAAATGACATTTCTAAATTTTATGTTCTTAAAGGAAAAAATGTAGATATTAATGATGATAATGGTGTATGGTTGGATAAACGTTTCGCAGATGCTAAAAATTTAAGTGTTGGAGATAATATTTCATTTTCTGTTAATGGAGTAACAATTAACAAAGAAATTAGAGGTTTAGGTTATTCTCCTGAAAATGTTTATACTTCTTCAGATGCATCAATTATTCCTGATTTTAATAAAACAGGTTATGCTTATTTGTCTTATAATGCATTTCCAACACAAATAAAGTATAATGTGTTATTAGTTGATTTTAATGGAAATCCAAATGATTATGTTCAGGACTTAGATTCAGCTATTGGTGGAAATTATAGTTCTTTTGTAAAACAAGCAGATCATCAGAGTGTTTCTCAGTTTAATGAAGAAATGGATCAACATAAAATGATGGGAGATATTTTCCCAGTAGTATTTATATTAATTGCAGTTTTGACTTTATTAACTACAATGACTAGAATAATTAATCATCAAAGAACTCAAATTGGAGTTTTAAAGGCTTTAGGTTTTAAAGATAGAACTATAATGTTGCATTATATTTCATATGGATTTTGGTTAGTTCTTGCAGGAAGTATTGTAGGATTAATACTTGGTCCAATAACAATTCCTAGGTTGTTTTTAAATTCAATGCAAAGTGTTTATACGTTACCTGAGTGGAAATTTGGATATAGTATTAATTTTGTAATTGTTGCAGCAATAATAGTTGGAGTATCATTAATAGCTTCTTATTGGGCAACAAGAAGTATTTCTAAAGAAAATCCAGCAAATTCAATTAGACCAAAATCTCCAAAAGTTTCAGCTTCTGGACTTTTAGAAAAATCAAAAATTTGGAAGAAATTTAGTTTCAATGCACGTTGGAATTATAGGGATGCAAAAAGAAATAAAACAAGGGCATTAATGACAATTGTAGGTGTTGCAGGATGTACTGCTTTACTTGTTTCTGCATTTGGAATGTATGATGGAATGAATGATTTGAGAGATTGGGAATATGAAGATATTAATCATTATTCTTCTAAATTAATCGTTGGTAATGGATCAATTACTCAGATTAATGATATTTCTGATAAAGTTGATGGTGTCCAATTAATGGAAGGAGCTGTTGAAATTCAAGCTAATGGGAATAAACAATCTGGTTCGCTATTAATTTTAGATGATAATGATTTGGTAACTCCAACTGGAACCGATAGACAACCTATAGATATTCCTGATAATGGTGTGTCCATTTCTACTAAAATGGCTCAATTGTTAAATGTTGAAAAAGGAGATACAATTAAATGGCATATTGTTGGAAGTGATAAATGGATATCTACCAAAATAGATTCTATTCATGCAGATCCAATATCTCAAGGTTTAATAATGTCTCCAGACCATTTTGAAGATTTGGGTTTAAAATATGTTCCAACAAGTATTGTTACATCTCAAAATGTTAATGATGATTATGATGGTATTAAAGCAATAAATACTATGGATACAGCTATTTCAAATTGGAATGAAATGACTGAATCAATGGTTTCAATGGTATTTTTATTAATATTCTTTGCAGCAGTTTTAGCTATTGTTGTATTGTATAATTTGGGATTATTGTCATTTACAGAAATTGAACGTGAAATAGCTACTTTAAAAGTCATAGGATTTAAAACGACAAATTTGAGAAAACTATTGTTGACTCAGAATTTGTGGTTTACTTCAATTGGATTTATTGTGGGAATTCCATTAGGTTATTATTTAATGAAATTAATGATGGATTCTGCAGGAGCATCATTTTATTATCCTATAAGATTAACTCCTGGAAATTTAATATTAAGTTTCCTTATAACATTTTCATTATCCATATTAGTTAATTTAATGTTTTCAGGAAAAATTAGAAAATTAAACATGGTTGAATCATTAAAAGGCGTAGAATAA
- a CDS encoding ABC transporter ATP-binding protein, producing MSDIVKFEDVVKEYKAGEHILKAIDHVNFTIKEGEFVVILGPSGAGKSTLLNLLGGLDTITSGKIIVDGNNIENFNDNQLTQYRAKNVGFIFQFYNLIPNLTALENVELMKDIVDVDIDGIKVLDSVGLAKHANQFPSQLSGGEQQRVSIARAVAKKPAILLCDEPTGALDSKTGVSILSLLQDMSVNNNSTVVIVTHNAILAQAADKVMRIKNGNIESVTINENPKKVSELEW from the coding sequence ATGAGTGATATTGTAAAATTTGAAGATGTGGTTAAGGAATATAAAGCTGGAGAGCACATCTTAAAAGCTATTGATCATGTTAATTTTACTATTAAAGAAGGTGAATTTGTTGTTATTTTAGGTCCATCTGGAGCTGGAAAATCAACACTTTTAAACCTTTTAGGTGGTTTAGATACTATTACTAGTGGTAAGATTATTGTTGATGGAAACAATATTGAAAATTTTAATGATAATCAATTAACTCAATATAGAGCTAAGAATGTTGGATTTATATTTCAGTTTTATAATTTAATTCCTAATTTGACTGCTCTTGAAAATGTTGAACTTATGAAAGATATAGTCGATGTTGATATTGATGGAATTAAAGTTTTAGATTCTGTTGGTTTAGCTAAACATGCTAATCAATTTCCTTCTCAATTATCTGGTGGAGAACAACAAAGAGTTTCAATAGCAAGAGCTGTTGCTAAAAAACCAGCTATTCTTTTATGTGATGAACCAACTGGAGCATTAGACTCTAAGACTGGGGTATCTATTTTAAGTTTACTTCAAGATATGAGTGTTAATAATAATTCTACTGTTGTTATTGTTACACATAATGCAATACTTGCTCAAGCTGCAGATAAAGTTATGAGAATTAAAAATGGCAATATTGAAAGTGTAACAATCAATGAAAATCCTAAAAAAGTATCTGAATTGGAATGGTGA
- a CDS encoding ABC transporter ATP-binding protein, translated as MINYLSKRFALTKEGSKNLLKGIAYTTLLNISLMLPVGLYVYLISLWIEPLTTGKYVEPNLGIFIVAILIVLGIIFVFVWKQYYYVFITTYGESVERRINLGESLRKLPLSFFENKDLSDLTSTIMNDSTDLEHTFSHAIPQLSGAILAVILVSIGLFVFDYRLAIALLWVVPVSFILILVTKNFSKKGAAKVLNSKRKCGDGFQECLESVRELKSYNAEENYLDKMEKITGNVEKAQFKAELMSAVGVISGQMVLKLGIVSVIVVGSALIVTNQISIFTFLIFLISAALIYNPMDASLLYLTEIFSSDLKIDRMKDIQTQVQNEGSKDYVLDGYDIEFDDVSFDYDEFKDVLTDISFVAKQGEVTALVGPSGSGKSTVSKLAAKFWDPIFGQVKLGGQNLANVDSEKILENFSIVFQDVILFNSSIMDNIRIGKRNATDEEVIRAAQLAECEDFIKELPDGYDTVIGENGELLSGGQRQRISIARALLKDANVILLDEATSFLDVENESKIQKALSTLIKNKTVLIIAHRMRTIANADKIIVLDEGHIVESGAPDDLIKENGLFKRMVDIQKESQNWEI; from the coding sequence ATGATAAATTATCTTTCTAAAAGATTTGCTTTAACAAAAGAAGGTTCTAAGAATCTACTTAAAGGTATTGCTTATACAACTCTTTTAAATATTAGTTTAATGCTTCCTGTAGGATTATATGTTTATTTAATATCTTTGTGGATTGAACCATTAACTACTGGTAAATATGTTGAACCTAATTTAGGAATATTTATAGTGGCTATTTTGATTGTTCTTGGAATTATTTTTGTATTTGTGTGGAAACAGTATTATTATGTTTTTATTACAACATATGGTGAAAGTGTAGAAAGAAGAATTAATTTAGGTGAAAGTTTACGTAAATTACCTTTATCTTTCTTTGAAAATAAAGATTTATCTGATTTAACATCTACTATTATGAATGATAGTACTGATTTAGAGCATACATTTTCACATGCAATCCCTCAGTTATCTGGAGCAATTTTAGCAGTTATTTTAGTGTCTATTGGTTTATTTGTATTTGATTATAGATTAGCTATTGCTCTTTTATGGGTTGTTCCAGTTTCATTTATTTTAATATTGGTGACAAAAAACTTCTCTAAAAAAGGAGCAGCTAAAGTATTAAATTCAAAAAGAAAATGTGGAGATGGATTTCAAGAATGTTTGGAATCTGTTAGAGAATTAAAGTCATATAATGCTGAGGAAAATTATTTAGATAAAATGGAAAAAATCACTGGAAATGTTGAAAAAGCACAATTTAAAGCAGAATTAATGTCTGCAGTAGGTGTTATTTCTGGGCAAATGGTTTTAAAATTAGGTATTGTTTCAGTAATTGTTGTTGGATCAGCTTTAATTGTTACAAATCAAATTTCAATATTTACATTTTTGATTTTTTTAATTTCTGCAGCTTTAATTTATAATCCTATGGATGCTTCATTATTATATTTAACAGAAATTTTTAGTTCAGATTTAAAAATTGATAGGATGAAAGATATTCAAACTCAAGTTCAAAATGAAGGTTCAAAAGATTATGTTCTTGATGGTTATGATATTGAATTTGATGATGTTAGTTTTGATTATGATGAATTTAAAGATGTTTTAACAGATATTAGTTTTGTTGCTAAACAGGGTGAAGTTACTGCATTAGTAGGTCCTTCTGGAAGTGGTAAAAGTACAGTATCTAAGTTAGCTGCTAAGTTTTGGGATCCTATATTTGGACAAGTTAAGTTGGGTGGTCAGAATTTAGCTAATGTAGATTCAGAAAAGATTTTAGAAAATTTTTCAATTGTTTTCCAAGATGTAATTTTATTTAATAGTTCTATAATGGATAATATTCGTATAGGTAAAAGAAATGCGACTGATGAAGAGGTTATTCGAGCTGCACAGTTAGCTGAATGTGAAGATTTTATTAAAGAACTTCCTGATGGTTATGATACTGTAATTGGTGAAAACGGAGAATTATTGTCTGGAGGGCAACGTCAAAGAATTTCAATAGCTAGAGCATTACTTAAAGATGCTAATGTTATTTTATTAGATGAAGCAACTTCATTTTTAGATGTTGAAAATGAGTCTAAAATTCAAAAAGCATTATCTACGTTAATAAAAAATAAAACAGTATTAATCATTGCTCATAGAATGCGTACGATAGCTAATGCTGATAAGATTATTGTTCTTGATGAAGGCCATATTGTTGAATCAGGAGCGCCTGATGATTTAATTAAAGAAAATGGTTTATTTAAAAGGATGGTTGATATCCAAAAAGAAAGTCAAAATTGGGAGATATAA